From a single Azospirillum fermentarium genomic region:
- a CDS encoding lysozyme inhibitor LprI family protein, with translation MARLPVPALALCSLLLFAGPAAAASFDCAQARSADERLICSVPALDAADTAVGAAYKTLMGTLATDETARGFARTEQRAWTERRNRACGFGPGAVAGVTDPGVCLLAELTRRSRQLVALRANPALGARLRTVPVTKGQPGTRLFIQAEQPDIADPAYPGAAAFNETIRRFVAGEIQTFRTDAADLPKEMESELILTADAYLPAPGIVSVQFVAEGVQGNGFRYAAAVTVDVAQGLPLTPAQMFGDSPWLATATAACRTAVGPDPGMAEVCTGPDLQNPRTWRFEPDRAVATLLLPGKELREIAVPFRPSL, from the coding sequence ATGGCCCGCCTTCCCGTTCCAGCCCTTGCGCTGTGCTCCCTTCTCCTGTTCGCCGGTCCGGCGGCGGCGGCCAGTTTCGATTGCGCCCAGGCCCGCAGCGCCGACGAGCGGCTGATCTGCTCGGTGCCGGCGCTGGACGCCGCCGACACGGCGGTGGGGGCGGCGTACAAGACGCTGATGGGAACGCTCGCCACCGACGAGACCGCCCGCGGCTTCGCCCGCACCGAACAGCGGGCATGGACGGAACGGCGCAACCGCGCCTGCGGGTTCGGGCCCGGCGCCGTGGCGGGCGTCACCGATCCCGGCGTCTGCCTGCTGGCGGAATTGACCCGGCGGTCCCGGCAGCTCGTCGCCCTGCGCGCCAACCCCGCCCTTGGCGCCCGCCTGCGCACGGTGCCGGTGACGAAGGGACAGCCCGGCACCCGCCTGTTCATTCAGGCCGAACAGCCGGACATCGCCGATCCCGCCTATCCGGGGGCCGCGGCCTTCAACGAGACCATCCGCCGTTTCGTGGCCGGGGAGATCCAGACCTTCCGCACCGATGCCGCGGATCTGCCCAAAGAGATGGAATCGGAGCTGATCCTGACCGCCGATGCCTATCTTCCCGCCCCCGGCATCGTCTCGGTGCAGTTCGTGGCCGAAGGGGTGCAGGGCAACGGCTTCCGCTATGCCGCCGCGGTGACGGTGGATGTGGCACAGGGTCTCCCCCTGACCCCGGCGCAGATGTTCGGCGACAGCCCGTGGCTGGCCACGGCCACCGCCGCCTGCCGCACCGCCGTCGGCCCCGATCCCGGCATGGCGGAGGTGTGCACCGGCCCCGATCTGCAGAACCCGCGCACCTGGCGGTTCGAGCCGGACCGCGCCGTCGCCACCCTGTTGCTGCCGGGCAAGGAGTTGCGGGAAATCGCGGTGCCGTTCCGGCCAAGTCTGTGA
- a CDS encoding histidine phosphotransferase family protein, with product MAFDIRILELLASRLCHDLVSPVGAIRNGLELIEEMEDEPNPSFMGEAIKLIDHSSGQADRRLRLFRLAYGVAGREVRGFGEMRAIIAGWLEGSRTAAVWDAGVPADAVTERTGIAKVLLNTIILAEEALTHGGSITVAGQGDGAAGRLTVTAAGRPGALTAASQAALDGTAAPDAVTPRTVHAYVTGRFAESYGVRLSAQPAGPDTLVFTLVW from the coding sequence ATGGCTTTCGATATCCGAATCCTGGAACTTCTCGCCTCCCGCCTGTGCCATGATCTGGTCAGCCCCGTCGGCGCCATCCGCAACGGCCTGGAACTGATCGAGGAGATGGAGGACGAGCCCAACCCCAGCTTCATGGGGGAGGCGATCAAGCTCATCGACCATTCCTCGGGCCAGGCCGACCGGCGGCTGCGCCTTTTCCGCCTGGCCTATGGCGTGGCCGGGCGCGAGGTGCGCGGATTCGGGGAGATGCGCGCCATCATCGCCGGCTGGCTGGAAGGGAGCCGCACCGCCGCGGTGTGGGATGCCGGCGTGCCCGCCGATGCGGTGACCGAACGCACCGGCATCGCCAAGGTGCTGCTGAACACCATCATCCTGGCCGAAGAGGCGCTGACCCACGGCGGCAGCATCACCGTGGCGGGGCAGGGGGACGGCGCCGCCGGGCGTCTGACCGTCACCGCCGCCGGGCGTCCCGGCGCGCTGACCGCCGCGTCCCAGGCCGCCCTGGACGGCACCGCCGCCCCCGATGCGGTCACCCCCCGCACGGTGCACGCCTATGTCACCGGGCGGTTCGCCGAATCCTACGGCGTGCGGCTGTCGGCCCAGCCGGCGGGGCCGGACACGCTGGTGTTCACCCTGGTCTGGTAA
- a CDS encoding dynamin family protein, translated as MTPRQALQQRLNALENHLKSENPILLPIIPTYRQFDRLLYGMGLLQDDESLATRIPWWPMIAVLGTFSAGKSSFINTALGANLQNTGNQAVDDKFTVICYGADTKYEPLPGTALNADPRFPFYRISDEIEKVAAGEGKRIDSYLQLKTLKNDSVRGKIVIDSPGFDADDQRRSVLRLTDHIIELSDLVLVFFDARHPEPGAMQDTLQHLVSKSVRRADARKFIYVLNQIDTTWKEDNAEAVFGAWQRAIAQAGLVSGRFYAIYNKKAAPPIDDETLRARYEAKCDADLTEIQGRIAEVEVGRGYRIVGMLDSLTKELEGEIIPFLQQALARWRRGVLIGDALWAGFLAVVLGGLSYLIGGESLGRFAGWLGETGAGPDGGGLPIRLLVAVALLAGVFLAGHHWIRGWMARRVASGLPERMGEADLNPRHAFLRNTRFFRMAFRKLPVGWGKRAKGRIFAIREAVAQHVQRLNDLYTDPAGRRPHPAQSE; from the coding sequence ATGACACCACGGCAAGCCCTGCAGCAGCGCCTGAACGCGCTGGAGAACCATCTGAAGTCGGAAAACCCGATCCTGCTGCCGATCATCCCCACCTATCGGCAGTTCGACCGGCTGCTGTATGGCATGGGGCTGCTGCAAGACGACGAATCGCTGGCGACCCGCATTCCGTGGTGGCCGATGATCGCGGTGCTGGGCACCTTTTCCGCCGGCAAGTCCAGCTTCATCAACACCGCGCTGGGCGCCAACCTGCAAAACACCGGCAACCAGGCGGTGGACGACAAGTTCACCGTCATCTGCTACGGCGCCGACACCAAGTATGAGCCGCTGCCCGGCACGGCGCTGAACGCCGACCCGCGCTTCCCCTTCTACCGCATCTCCGACGAGATCGAGAAGGTGGCGGCGGGCGAAGGCAAGCGCATCGACAGCTACCTGCAGCTCAAGACGCTGAAGAACGACAGCGTGCGCGGCAAGATCGTCATCGATTCCCCCGGTTTCGACGCCGACGACCAGCGCCGCTCGGTCCTGCGCCTGACCGACCACATCATCGAGCTGTCGGATCTGGTGCTGGTGTTCTTCGACGCCCGCCATCCCGAGCCGGGGGCGATGCAGGACACGCTCCAGCATCTGGTGTCGAAATCGGTGCGCCGGGCCGACGCGCGCAAATTCATCTATGTCCTGAACCAGATCGACACCACCTGGAAGGAAGACAACGCCGAGGCGGTGTTCGGCGCATGGCAGCGGGCCATCGCCCAGGCCGGCCTGGTCAGCGGGCGCTTCTACGCCATCTACAACAAGAAGGCCGCCCCGCCCATCGACGACGAGACCCTGCGCGCCCGGTACGAGGCCAAGTGCGACGCCGACCTGACCGAGATCCAGGGCCGCATCGCCGAGGTGGAGGTGGGCCGCGGCTACCGCATCGTCGGCATGCTCGATTCGCTGACCAAGGAACTGGAGGGGGAGATCATTCCCTTCCTTCAGCAGGCGCTGGCCCGCTGGCGCCGCGGGGTGCTGATCGGCGATGCCCTGTGGGCCGGCTTCCTGGCCGTGGTGCTGGGCGGCCTGTCCTATCTGATCGGCGGGGAGTCGCTGGGCCGGTTCGCCGGGTGGCTGGGCGAAACCGGGGCCGGGCCGGACGGCGGCGGGCTGCCCATCCGCCTCTTGGTGGCGGTGGCGCTGCTGGCCGGCGTGTTCCTGGCCGGGCATCACTGGATCCGCGGCTGGATGGCCAGACGGGTGGCATCCGGCCTGCCCGAACGCATGGGCGAGGCCGACCTGAACCCACGCCACGCCTTCCTGCGCAACACCCGCTTCTTCCGCATGGCATTTCGCAAGCTGCCGGTGGGCTGGGGCAAGCGGGCCAAGGGCCGCATCTTCGCCATCCGCGAAGCGGTGGCCCAGCATGTCCAGCGGCTGAACGACCTCTACACCGATCCCGCCGGCCGCCGGCCGCACCCGGCTCAGAGCGAGTAA
- the accB gene encoding acetyl-CoA carboxylase biotin carboxyl carrier protein: MATFDIDGDLIRKLADLLRETGLNEIEFAEGEKRIRVNRGAPAPMALQAAVAAAPAPVAAAPAAPAVAAAHPGAVKSPMVGTAYIAPEPGSAPFARVGDTVKAGQTLLIIEAMKVMNPIKAPKGGTVVEVMVSDSQPVEYGEVLMIIE, translated from the coding sequence ATGGCCACTTTCGATATTGACGGCGACCTGATCCGCAAGCTGGCGGACCTTCTGCGCGAAACCGGCTTGAACGAGATCGAATTCGCCGAGGGCGAAAAGCGCATCCGCGTCAACCGCGGCGCGCCGGCCCCCATGGCGCTGCAGGCCGCCGTGGCCGCCGCCCCGGCCCCCGTGGCCGCGGCACCGGCCGCCCCGGCGGTGGCCGCGGCCCATCCGGGTGCGGTGAAATCGCCCATGGTCGGCACCGCCTACATCGCGCCCGAACCGGGCTCCGCCCCGTTCGCCCGCGTGGGCGACACGGTGAAGGCGGGCCAGACCCTGCTCATCATCGAAGCCATGAAGGTGATGAACCCGATCAAGGCGCCCAAGGGCGGCACGGTCGTGGAGGTCATGGTGTCGGATTCGCAGCCGGTCGAATACGGCGAAGTCCTGATGATCATCGAGTGA
- a CDS encoding MarR family winged helix-turn-helix transcriptional regulator, giving the protein MSDIKAGVNQLYLREEELRTGMELLFYAYREFTAEPDAILGKIGFGRAHHRVIYFVGRHPRITVTDLLGILRITKQSLSRVLGELVRQGYVQQTTGTRDRRQRLLELTEKGTDLERQLSETQRHRIARAYRMAGAEAVEGFRKVMMGMLNEEDRAKFVPVPPPRYAALKR; this is encoded by the coding sequence ATGTCCGACATCAAAGCCGGCGTCAACCAGCTTTACCTGCGCGAGGAGGAACTGCGCACCGGCATGGAGCTGCTGTTCTATGCCTACCGCGAGTTCACCGCCGAACCCGACGCCATCCTGGGCAAGATCGGTTTCGGGCGGGCGCACCACCGTGTGATCTATTTCGTGGGCCGCCATCCGCGGATCACCGTCACCGACCTGCTGGGCATCCTGCGCATCACCAAGCAGAGCCTGTCGCGGGTGCTGGGCGAACTGGTGCGCCAGGGCTATGTGCAGCAGACCACCGGCACCCGCGACCGGCGCCAGCGCCTGCTGGAACTGACCGAGAAGGGGACGGATCTGGAACGGCAATTGTCGGAAACCCAGCGTCACCGCATCGCGCGCGCGTATCGCATGGCGGGGGCGGAGGCGGTGGAGGGGTTCCGCAAGGTGATGATGGGCATGCTGAACGAAGAGGACCGGGCCAAGTTCGTGCCCGTCCCGCCCCCGCGCTATGCGGCCCTCAAGCGATGA
- a CDS encoding hybrid sensor histidine kinase/response regulator, with amino-acid sequence MDDLLSEFLTETNENLSVLDVELVRLEQNPNNPELLSNIFRLVHTIKGTCGFLGLPRLEKVAHASENVLGKFRDGELTITPEAVSLILKALDTIKGLLAVLEATEAEPPGDDNDLIARLNACAEGKLSGAPAPTPAPPPPPAPTAATVEVPSVSLEELEAAWQAAEGPSTALTPVAAPEPEEAAAPSQDLVVPDPEPAPAPSKMPVPAAQAAGAQGGDEVREAGNKESAVAAQTIRVNVDLLENLMTMVSELVLTRNQLLQILRSQKESEFAAPLQRLNHVTSELQEGVMKTRMQPIGNAWAKLPRLVRDLAHELNKKIDLQMLGADTELDRQVLELIKDPLTHMVRNSADHGLEVPADRVRAGKTETGRITLNAYHEGGHIIIEIQDDGKGLAIDKIKQKAIQNGMASEAELANMSDQQIIQFIMKPGFSTAAKVTSVSGRGVGMDVVKTNIEKIGGTIEIKSVQGRGSTFVIKIPLTLAIVSALIVECAGERFAIPQISVVELVRAAADSEHTIERLKGTPVLRLRNRLLPLVSLQELLRLEREDGQEVKNDDETFIVVTQVGTYTFGIMVDRVFDTEEIVVKPVAPILRHIEMFSGNTILGDGSVIMILDPNGIASATGEMAMGENVSKEAAAVQAQRQEDKMALLLFRAGEGAPKAVPLSLVARLEDVELSAVELSNGLPVVQYRGKLMPLVPIDPCFSLGQEGRQPVLVFADGDRSMGLIVDEIVDIVEEKLVVQLTAERPGLMGSAIIAGKATEVIDAGFYLTQAYKDWFGSSSTDGFEEEKLQRVLLVDDSPFFRNLLTPLLSVAGYDVTAVENPTEALALCEAGEDFDVIVSDIEMPGMSGFDFAHTVRHGTRWQDVPMVALSSHATPRDLDRGRQVGFTDYVAKFDRDALLYTLQQTLSEHKGAA; translated from the coding sequence ATGGATGATCTGCTCAGTGAATTCCTGACGGAAACCAACGAGAACCTGTCGGTTCTCGACGTAGAGCTGGTGCGGCTTGAGCAGAACCCGAACAATCCCGAACTGCTCTCGAATATTTTCCGTCTCGTCCACACCATCAAGGGCACCTGCGGCTTCCTGGGATTGCCGCGCCTGGAAAAGGTGGCGCACGCGTCGGAAAACGTGCTGGGCAAGTTCCGTGACGGCGAACTGACCATCACGCCGGAAGCGGTGTCGCTGATCCTGAAGGCGCTGGACACCATCAAGGGGCTGCTGGCCGTTCTGGAAGCGACCGAGGCCGAACCCCCCGGCGACGACAACGACCTCATCGCGCGGCTGAACGCCTGCGCCGAGGGCAAGCTGTCCGGCGCCCCGGCCCCGACGCCCGCTCCGCCCCCGCCGCCGGCCCCCACCGCGGCCACGGTCGAGGTTCCCAGCGTGTCGCTGGAAGAGCTGGAAGCCGCGTGGCAGGCCGCCGAAGGCCCCAGCACCGCCCTGACCCCCGTGGCGGCCCCCGAACCGGAAGAGGCGGCGGCCCCGTCGCAGGATCTGGTGGTGCCCGACCCCGAACCCGCCCCCGCCCCGTCCAAGATGCCCGTCCCCGCGGCCCAGGCCGCCGGCGCCCAGGGCGGCGACGAGGTGCGCGAGGCCGGCAACAAGGAATCGGCGGTCGCCGCCCAGACCATCCGCGTCAACGTGGATCTTCTGGAAAACCTGATGACCATGGTCTCGGAACTGGTGCTGACCCGCAACCAGCTCCTCCAGATCCTGCGGTCGCAGAAGGAAAGCGAATTCGCCGCCCCGCTCCAGCGCCTGAACCATGTGACGTCGGAGCTGCAGGAAGGCGTGATGAAGACGCGCATGCAGCCCATCGGCAACGCCTGGGCCAAGCTGCCGCGTCTGGTGCGCGATCTGGCGCACGAGTTGAACAAGAAGATCGACCTGCAGATGCTGGGTGCCGACACCGAGCTTGACCGGCAGGTGCTGGAACTCATCAAGGATCCGCTGACCCACATGGTCCGCAACTCCGCCGACCACGGGCTGGAAGTGCCGGCGGACCGCGTGCGCGCGGGCAAGACCGAAACGGGCCGCATCACGCTGAACGCCTATCACGAAGGCGGCCACATCATCATCGAGATCCAGGACGACGGCAAGGGCCTGGCGATCGACAAGATCAAGCAGAAGGCGATCCAGAACGGGATGGCGTCCGAGGCGGAACTCGCCAACATGTCGGACCAGCAGATCATCCAGTTCATCATGAAGCCCGGCTTCTCGACCGCCGCCAAGGTGACGAGCGTGTCGGGCCGCGGCGTCGGCATGGACGTCGTGAAGACGAACATCGAAAAGATCGGCGGCACCATCGAAATCAAGTCGGTGCAGGGCCGCGGATCGACCTTCGTCATCAAGATCCCGCTGACGCTGGCCATCGTCTCGGCGCTGATCGTGGAATGCGCCGGCGAACGCTTCGCCATCCCGCAGATCAGCGTGGTGGAGCTGGTGCGTGCGGCGGCCGACAGCGAACACACCATCGAGCGGCTGAAGGGCACGCCGGTCCTGCGCCTGCGCAACCGTCTGCTGCCGCTGGTCAGCCTGCAGGAACTGCTGCGGCTGGAGCGCGAGGACGGGCAGGAGGTCAAGAACGACGACGAGACCTTCATCGTCGTGACCCAGGTCGGCACCTACACCTTCGGCATCATGGTTGACCGGGTGTTCGACACCGAAGAAATCGTGGTGAAGCCGGTCGCCCCGATCCTGCGCCACATCGAGATGTTCTCGGGCAACACCATCCTGGGTGACGGCTCGGTCATCATGATCCTCGACCCCAACGGCATCGCGTCGGCCACCGGCGAAATGGCAATGGGCGAGAACGTCAGCAAGGAAGCCGCCGCCGTCCAGGCCCAGCGTCAGGAGGACAAGATGGCGCTGCTGCTGTTCCGCGCGGGCGAGGGCGCGCCCAAGGCGGTGCCGCTGTCGCTGGTCGCCCGCCTGGAAGACGTGGAGCTCAGCGCCGTGGAGCTGTCCAACGGCCTGCCGGTGGTGCAGTACCGCGGCAAGCTGATGCCGCTGGTGCCCATCGACCCGTGCTTCTCGCTGGGCCAGGAAGGGCGCCAGCCGGTGCTGGTGTTCGCCGACGGCGACCGCTCCATGGGCCTGATCGTGGACGAGATCGTCGATATCGTCGAAGAAAAGCTGGTGGTGCAGTTGACCGCCGAGCGTCCCGGCCTTATGGGCAGCGCCATCATCGCCGGCAAGGCGACCGAGGTGATCGACGCCGGCTTCTACCTGACCCAGGCGTACAAGGATTGGTTCGGCTCGTCGTCCACCGACGGGTTCGAGGAGGAGAAGCTCCAGCGCGTGCTGCTGGTGGACGACAGCCCCTTCTTCCGCAACCTGCTGACGCCGCTGCTGTCGGTCGCCGGCTACGACGTGACCGCGGTGGAGAACCCGACGGAAGCGCTGGCGCTGTGCGAAGCGGGCGAGGACTTCGACGTCATCGTCTCCGACATCGAAATGCCGGGCATGAGCGGCTTCGACTTCGCCCACACCGTCCGCCACGGCACCCGCTGGCAGGACGTGCCCATGGTGGCGCTGTCCAGCCACGCGACCCCGCGTGATCTTGACCGCGGCCGTCAGGTCGGCTTTACCGATTACGTCGCCAAGTTCGACCGCGACGCGCTCCTCTACACCCTGCAGCAGACCCTCTCCGAACATAAAGGTGCCGCATGA
- the accC gene encoding acetyl-CoA carboxylase biotin carboxylase subunit, whose protein sequence is MFEKVLIANRGEIALRIHRACREMGIQTVAVHSTADADAMHVRLADESVCIGPPSARDSYLNIPAILSAATITGADAIHPGIGFLAENAQFAEMVEEHGFAFIGPTADHIRIMGDKVTAKSTVKNLGLPVVPGSDGPVASLDEAEVIARSIGFPVLIKAAAGGGGKGMKVARSPETLREAYQLARGEARAAFGNDEVYIEKYLGHPRHIEIQLLGDMHGNCVHFGERDCSVQRRHQKVIEEAPSPALNAEQRSFIGDLAARTTAAIGYRGVGTMEFLFEDGQFYFIEMNTRLQVEHTISEMITGIDLVREQIRVATGAPLGYGQADIRFEGHAIECRINAEHPETFLPSPGRIDGYHAPGGLGVRIDSALYDGYRIPPHYDSLIAKLVVHGSTRNECLMRLRRTLEEYVIGGIDTTLPLHQRIIAQPSFIDGAYDIHWLEQLMAKGS, encoded by the coding sequence ATGTTTGAAAAGGTTCTGATTGCCAACCGCGGCGAGATCGCGTTGCGCATTCACCGCGCCTGCCGCGAGATGGGCATCCAGACCGTGGCCGTGCACTCCACCGCCGACGCCGACGCCATGCATGTGCGTCTGGCCGACGAAAGCGTGTGCATCGGCCCGCCCTCGGCCCGCGACAGCTATCTGAACATCCCGGCCATCCTGTCGGCGGCCACCATCACCGGGGCCGACGCCATCCACCCCGGCATCGGCTTCCTGGCGGAAAACGCCCAGTTCGCCGAAATGGTGGAAGAGCACGGCTTCGCCTTCATCGGCCCGACCGCGGACCACATCCGCATCATGGGCGACAAGGTGACCGCCAAGTCCACGGTGAAGAACCTGGGCCTGCCGGTGGTGCCCGGCTCCGACGGGCCCGTGGCCTCGCTGGACGAGGCGGAGGTCATCGCGCGCTCCATCGGCTTCCCCGTGTTGATCAAGGCGGCGGCGGGCGGCGGCGGCAAGGGCATGAAGGTGGCGCGCAGCCCCGAGACGCTGCGCGAGGCCTACCAGCTCGCCCGCGGCGAGGCGCGCGCGGCCTTCGGCAACGATGAAGTCTACATCGAAAAGTACCTGGGCCACCCGCGCCACATCGAAATCCAGTTGCTGGGCGACATGCATGGCAACTGCGTGCATTTCGGCGAGCGCGACTGTTCGGTCCAGCGCCGTCACCAGAAGGTGATCGAGGAAGCCCCGTCGCCGGCGCTCAACGCCGAACAGCGCAGCTTCATCGGCGATCTGGCCGCCCGGACCACCGCCGCCATCGGTTACCGCGGCGTCGGCACCATGGAGTTCCTGTTCGAGGACGGGCAGTTCTATTTCATCGAAATGAACACCCGTCTGCAGGTCGAGCACACGATTTCGGAAATGATCACCGGGATCGACCTCGTGCGCGAACAGATCCGCGTGGCGACCGGCGCGCCGCTGGGCTACGGCCAGGCGGATATCCGCTTCGAAGGCCACGCCATCGAATGCCGCATCAACGCCGAACACCCGGAAACCTTCCTGCCCTCGCCGGGCAGGATCGACGGGTATCACGCGCCGGGCGGCTTGGGCGTGCGCATCGATTCGGCGCTGTACGACGGCTACCGCATCCCGCCGCACTACGACAGCCTGATCGCCAAGCTGGTGGTGCACGGCTCCACCCGCAACGAATGCCTGATGCGCCTGCGGCGGACGCTGGAGGAATACGTCATCGGCGGCATCGACACCACCTTGCCGCTGCACCAGCGGATCATCGCGCAGCCGTCGTTCATCGACGGGGCCTATGACATCCACTGGCTGGAGCAGTTGATGGCCAAGGGATCATGA
- a CDS encoding DUF3553 domain-containing protein gives MDDMMVPGSWVRHPTCPEWGLGQVQSAVGPRVTVNFENAGKILINSALVTLDIVDPDELS, from the coding sequence ATGGACGACATGATGGTCCCCGGTTCCTGGGTCCGCCACCCCACATGCCCGGAATGGGGGCTGGGGCAGGTGCAATCGGCGGTCGGGCCGCGGGTGACGGTCAATTTCGAGAACGCCGGCAAGATCCTGATCAACTCGGCGCTGGTCACCCTGGACATCGTTGACCCCGACGAGCTGTCATGA
- the aroQ gene encoding type II 3-dehydroquinate dehydratase, giving the protein MAINASVLILNGPNLNMLGVREPQIYGSLTLDDVEAMCQEHSQRLGLEVDFRQSNHEGELVTWIQQARSENDGIIINAGAYSHTSLAILDALILAELPVVEVHLSNIFKREPFRHHSHVTSVARGMICGFGPQGYVLGLDAMAQILNNRS; this is encoded by the coding sequence GTGGCGATCAACGCATCTGTGCTGATTCTGAACGGCCCGAACCTCAACATGCTGGGGGTGCGGGAACCGCAAATCTATGGCTCCCTGACGCTGGACGATGTGGAGGCCATGTGCCAGGAACACAGCCAGCGGCTGGGGCTGGAGGTGGATTTCCGCCAGTCCAACCACGAGGGCGAGCTGGTCACCTGGATCCAGCAGGCCCGTTCGGAAAACGACGGGATCATCATCAACGCCGGCGCCTACAGCCACACGTCGCTCGCCATTCTGGACGCGCTGATCCTGGCCGAGCTGCCGGTGGTGGAGGTGCACCTGTCCAACATCTTCAAGCGCGAGCCGTTCCGCCATCATTCCCACGTGACGTCGGTCGCGCGGGGCATGATCTGCGGCTTCGGCCCGCAGGGCTATGTGTTGGGTCTGGACGCCATGGCGCAGATCCTGAACAACCGTTCCTGA
- the folP gene encoding dihydropteroate synthase, giving the protein MTERRLYVRPTGLLPAGSPNATPAAPLAGGRFAFTLVDLTVREAARITARTTLPFGEARAWAARHGLAAAFDHRMALLTRPRVPFGGVDIRRPAVMGIVNVTPDSFSDGGDFFHAGTAIAHGEALVEAGADILDVGGESTRPGAATVTEDEEKARVLPVIRHFAARGVAVSVDTRHAGVMAAALDAGARIINDISGLAGDPASLDVVARADAPVVVMHMQGEPGTMQDDPRYDDAALDVFDWLENRVAACRTGGVPLDRIAVDPGIGFGKTVAHNLEILRATTLYHGFGCPLLIGLSRKRFIAGLSRQEPPKERLPGSLIAGFETLSQGAQILRVHDVTATVQARAVWDGLHPAG; this is encoded by the coding sequence ATGACGGAACGCCGGCTGTACGTCCGCCCCACGGGGCTGCTGCCCGCCGGCTCACCGAACGCAACGCCCGCCGCACCGCTTGCCGGCGGGCGTTTTGCGTTCACGCTGGTGGACCTGACGGTGCGCGAGGCTGCGCGGATCACCGCCCGCACCACCCTGCCCTTTGGCGAAGCCCGCGCCTGGGCGGCACGCCATGGGCTGGCCGCGGCGTTCGATCACCGGATGGCCTTGCTGACCCGCCCCCGCGTGCCCTTCGGCGGGGTGGACATCCGGCGCCCGGCGGTGATGGGCATCGTCAACGTCACCCCCGACAGCTTTTCCGACGGCGGCGATTTCTTCCATGCCGGCACCGCCATCGCCCATGGCGAGGCGCTGGTGGAGGCCGGGGCCGACATTCTGGACGTGGGCGGTGAGTCCACCCGCCCCGGCGCCGCCACGGTGACCGAGGATGAGGAAAAGGCCCGCGTCCTGCCGGTGATCCGCCATTTCGCCGCCCGCGGGGTGGCGGTGTCGGTGGACACCCGCCACGCGGGCGTCATGGCCGCGGCGCTGGACGCCGGGGCGCGCATCATCAACGACATCAGCGGCCTGGCCGGGGATCCCGCCAGCCTGGACGTGGTGGCCCGCGCGGACGCCCCGGTGGTGGTGATGCACATGCAGGGCGAACCGGGCACCATGCAGGACGATCCCCGCTACGACGACGCGGCCCTGGACGTGTTCGACTGGCTGGAAAACCGGGTGGCCGCGTGCCGGACCGGCGGGGTGCCGCTGGACCGCATCGCCGTGGACCCCGGCATCGGCTTCGGCAAGACGGTGGCCCACAATCTGGAGATCCTGCGGGCGACGACGCTCTATCACGGCTTTGGCTGCCCGCTGCTGATCGGCCTGTCGCGCAAGCGCTTCATCGCCGGCCTGTCGCGCCAGGAACCGCCGAAGGAGCGGTTGCCCGGCTCGCTGATCGCCGGTTTCGAAACCTTGAGCCAGGGAGCCCAGATCCTGCGCGTCCACGACGTGACCGCCACCGTCCAAGCCCGCGCGGTGTGGGACGGGCTGCACCCGGCGGGGTAG
- a CDS encoding metallophosphoesterase gives MIFGFARQARAEPAAVPHGLRLYAVGDIHGRLDLLDRLLAEIITDAERAGDAPGGTMNYLVFLGDYVDRGPDSSGVIERLAEGPPPGFGAFYLKGNHEAAMIRFLTDLRAGPAWLRFGGDATLHSYGILAPDPADPLFAAHLQRVQERLCHGLPPRHLAFLTGLRPSLAIGGYLFVHAGIRPGVPMDAQQEDDLLWIREDFLDSPADHGPVVVHGHTITTSPDVRTNRIGIDTGAYATNRLTCLVLEGTERRFLST, from the coding sequence GTGATCTTCGGCTTCGCACGGCAGGCCAGGGCCGAGCCGGCGGCGGTGCCGCACGGGCTTCGTCTCTATGCCGTGGGGGACATCCATGGGCGGCTCGACCTGCTCGACCGCCTGCTGGCCGAGATCATCACCGATGCGGAACGGGCGGGCGACGCGCCGGGCGGGACCATGAACTATCTGGTCTTCCTGGGCGATTACGTGGACCGCGGGCCGGACTCCTCCGGCGTCATCGAACGGCTGGCCGAAGGGCCGCCGCCGGGGTTCGGCGCCTTCTACCTGAAGGGCAACCACGAGGCGGCGATGATCCGTTTCCTGACCGACCTGCGAGCCGGGCCGGCGTGGCTGCGCTTCGGCGGCGACGCGACCCTGCACAGCTACGGCATCCTGGCCCCCGACCCCGCCGACCCGCTGTTCGCCGCCCACCTGCAGCGGGTGCAGGAGCGGCTGTGCCATGGGTTGCCGCCGCGGCATCTGGCGTTTCTGACCGGGCTGCGGCCCAGCCTTGCCATCGGCGGCTATCTGTTCGTCCACGCCGGCATCCGCCCCGGCGTGCCCATGGACGCGCAGCAGGAGGACGACCTGCTGTGGATCCGCGAGGATTTCCTGGACTCCCCCGCCGACCACGGGCCGGTGGTGGTGCACGGCCACACCATCACCACCAGCCCCGACGTGCGCACCAACCGCATCGGCATCGATACCGGCGCCTATGCCACCAACCGCTTGACATGTCTGGTGCTGGAGGGCACGGAACGGCGGTTCCTGTCCACCTGA